A genome region from Ammoniphilus oxalaticus includes the following:
- the tuf gene encoding elongation factor Tu, with product MAKEKFERTKPHVNVGTIGHVDHGKTTLTAAITTVLAKAGGATAQDYSQIDAAPEEKERGITISTSHVEYETENRHYAHVDCPGHADYVKNMITGAAQMDGGILVVSAADGPMPQTREHILLSRQVGVPYIVVFMNKCDMVDDEELLELVEMEIRDLLSEYEFPGDDIPIVKGSALKALEGEEEWEAKIFELMEAVDSYIPTPERDVDKPFLMPVEDVFSITGRGTVATGRVERGIVKVGDVVEIVGLTEEPTNTTVTGVEMFRKLLDQAEAGDNIGALLRGVQREDIERGQVLAKPGSVKPYSKFTAEVYVLSKEEGGRHTPFFANYRPQFYFRTTDVTGIIQLPEGVEMVMPGDNISFEVELISTIAMEEGTRFAIREGGRTVGAGVVAKING from the coding sequence ACTGCGGCTATTACAACTGTATTAGCAAAAGCAGGCGGAGCTACAGCGCAAGATTATAGCCAAATTGACGCTGCTCCAGAAGAAAAAGAGCGTGGTATTACAATTTCTACTTCACACGTTGAGTATGAGACTGAAAACCGTCACTATGCGCACGTTGACTGCCCTGGTCACGCTGACTATGTTAAAAACATGATCACAGGGGCTGCTCAAATGGACGGAGGAATCTTGGTTGTATCCGCTGCTGACGGTCCAATGCCGCAAACGCGTGAGCACATCCTACTTTCCCGTCAAGTTGGGGTTCCTTACATTGTTGTCTTCATGAACAAGTGCGACATGGTTGACGATGAAGAGCTACTTGAACTAGTTGAAATGGAAATTCGCGATCTTCTATCAGAATATGAGTTCCCAGGCGATGATATTCCTATCGTTAAAGGTTCTGCTCTTAAAGCTCTTGAAGGAGAAGAAGAGTGGGAAGCTAAAATTTTTGAGTTAATGGAAGCTGTTGATAGCTACATTCCAACTCCAGAGCGCGATGTAGACAAGCCTTTCCTAATGCCAGTTGAGGATGTATTCTCGATTACTGGACGTGGAACAGTTGCTACAGGACGTGTTGAACGTGGAATCGTTAAGGTTGGGGACGTTGTTGAAATCGTTGGTCTTACTGAAGAGCCAACAAACACAACTGTAACAGGAGTAGAGATGTTCCGTAAGCTTCTTGATCAAGCTGAAGCTGGCGATAACATTGGAGCGCTACTTCGCGGTGTTCAACGTGAAGATATCGAGCGTGGACAAGTTTTAGCTAAGCCAGGTTCCGTTAAGCCTTACAGCAAATTTACTGCGGAAGTATACGTATTGTCGAAAGAAGAGGGCGGTCGTCATACACCGTTTTTTGCGAACTATCGTCCGCAATTCTACTTCCGTACAACTGACGTAACAGGAATCATCCAACTTCCAGAAGGTGTTGAGATGGTTATGCCTGGAGATAATATTTCCTTTGAAGTAGAACTAATCAGCACGATCGCAATGGAGGAAGGTACTCGCTTTGCAATCCGTGAAGGTGGACGTACTGTAGGCGCTGGTGTTGTAGCTAAGATTAATGGCTAA